CCGGGTGCCGTTCCGGCGGTGGGCCGAGGTGGAGCTGCACCACGTGGACCTCGGGATCGGCTACGAGCTGGAGGATCTTCCGGAGGACTTCGTCCAGCGCGAGATCACCTTCCTCGCGGAGCGTTTCCTGGGCCACCCCGAGGTGCCTTCCCTCATGATCGAGGAGGCCGACGGCCACCGGCTCCCGACGGGCGGCCACGGGGACATCGCGCTCGTCGTCACAGGGCGCCGGGCCGACCTGCTCGGCTGGCTGGCCGGCCGCCGCGACGGCTCGGCCCTGACGGTCCACGGCGGCACCCTCCCCTCGCTGCCCCCGCTATAGGCTGACCGTCATGACGTACAGCGGACAGGTGACGGTCGGCGGGCCCGCCGACGTGCACGAGCTCAAGGACCTGATGATCACCAAGATCGCGGTCGGCCCGATGGACAACAACGCCTATCTGCTGCGCTGCCGGGCCACCGACGAGCAACTGCTGATCGACGCGGCCAACGACGCGGACACCCTGCTGGGCATGATCGGCGACGACGGCATCGCATCCGTCGTCACCACGCATCAGCACGGCGACCACTGGCAGGCGCTCGCCGCGGTCGTCGCGGCCACGCGCGCGCGTACGTACGCCGGCCGGGACGACGCCGAAGGCATCCCCGTGCCCACTGACGTCCTGGTCGACGACGGCGACGTCATCCGCGTGGGGCGTGTGGAGCTGACCGCGCGCCACCTGGTCGGGCACACACCGGGCTCGATCGCCCTCGTCTACGACGACCCCCACGGGCATCCCCATGTGTTCACCGGGGACTGTCTGTTCCCGGGAGGTGTGGGCAACACCCGTAAGGATCCCGAGGCGTTCGCCAGCCTGATCCACGACGTCGAGACGAAGATCTTCGACGCGCTCCCGGACGAGACGTGGGTGTACCCGGGACACGGGAACGACACGTCGCTGGGCGCGGAGCGGCCGCAATTGCCGGAGTGGCGCGCGCGGGGGTGGTGAACCCCGGGGTACGCGCCCCGCGCATACCCTTCGCACGCGCCCCGTGTGAACTCTTCACACAC
This portion of the Streptomyces canus genome encodes:
- a CDS encoding MBL fold metallo-hydrolase; translated protein: MTYSGQVTVGGPADVHELKDLMITKIAVGPMDNNAYLLRCRATDEQLLIDAANDADTLLGMIGDDGIASVVTTHQHGDHWQALAAVVAATRARTYAGRDDAEGIPVPTDVLVDDGDVIRVGRVELTARHLVGHTPGSIALVYDDPHGHPHVFTGDCLFPGGVGNTRKDPEAFASLIHDVETKIFDALPDETWVYPGHGNDTSLGAERPQLPEWRARGW